In one Chryseobacterium camelliae genomic region, the following are encoded:
- the thiE gene encoding thiamine phosphate synthase, translating into MEKLQYISQGLTIEDQELNIRKALDHGIKWIQVRWKNAPEQEFIKLCEISKKLCSDYHSVCIINDHVQTAKEIDADGVHLGLKDTSIEIARQILGENKMIGGTANTISDVLQRMNEPCDYIGLGPLRFTSTKEQLSPVLGFEGYHNIIENFKKKSLEIPKIFAIGGIVLEDIERLQQIGIYGVAVSGQITNQPSIINEFKTAIQ; encoded by the coding sequence ATGGAAAAATTACAATACATCTCTCAAGGTCTAACGATAGAAGATCAGGAGCTGAATATTAGAAAAGCTCTTGATCATGGTATAAAATGGATCCAGGTTCGCTGGAAGAATGCCCCGGAACAGGAATTCATTAAACTTTGTGAAATTTCAAAAAAGTTATGTTCAGATTATCACTCGGTCTGCATAATAAACGACCACGTCCAGACTGCAAAAGAGATTGATGCAGACGGTGTTCACTTAGGTCTAAAAGATACTTCTATTGAAATTGCGAGACAGATTTTAGGAGAAAATAAAATGATTGGAGGAACTGCAAATACAATTTCAGATGTTCTTCAAAGAATGAATGAACCGTGTGATTACATCGGTTTGGGACCTTTGCGCTTTACTTCAACAAAAGAACAGTTGAGTCCGGTTTTAGGCTTTGAAGGCTATCATAATATCATCGAAAATTTTAAAAAAAAATCTTTAGAAATTCCAAAAATCTTTGCCATTGGCGGAATCGTTTTAGAAGATATTGAACGATTACAGCAAATCGGAATTTACGGAGTCGCAGTTTCAGGGCAAATTACCAATCAGCCTTCAATTATCAATGAATTTAAAACAGCAATACAATGA
- the thiH gene encoding 2-iminoacetate synthase ThiH, with translation MQSFKDFFENYQWDEVKARLEKVTLSDVEKSLQKNSKTIEDFLNFLSPVAAQKLELMAKMTQQLTQKRFGKTIQLYAPLYLSNECQNICTYCGFSLDNSIKRKTLTDTELMIEATVLKSMGVNHVLLVSGEANKTVGIEYFLNAVKLLKPHFVNISIEVQPLSEEEYQELHEAGVNAVLVYQETYHQEVYKEYHPKGKKSNFNFRLETPDRIGKAGIHKMGLGVLLGLEDWRVDSFFNALHIDYLQKQYWKSRYSVSFPRLRPAEGIIEPNFVMSDRDLLQLICAYRIWNEDLEISISTRENEKFRNHIVSLGATAMSAASKTNPGGYAVDKESLEQFETSDERSMEEIKNVIKKAGYDPIMKDWDAVYSGA, from the coding sequence ATGCAGAGTTTTAAAGATTTTTTTGAAAATTATCAATGGGATGAGGTAAAAGCAAGGCTTGAAAAAGTGACACTATCCGATGTGGAAAAAAGTCTTCAAAAAAACAGTAAAACAATCGAGGATTTCCTGAACTTTCTTTCACCTGTTGCCGCTCAGAAGCTGGAATTAATGGCTAAAATGACTCAGCAACTTACTCAAAAACGTTTTGGGAAAACCATTCAGCTGTATGCTCCGCTATATCTGAGTAATGAATGCCAGAATATCTGTACGTATTGTGGTTTTAGTTTAGATAATTCTATTAAAAGAAAAACATTGACTGATACAGAATTGATGATCGAAGCAACGGTTTTGAAATCAATGGGAGTGAATCATGTGTTGCTGGTAAGCGGAGAAGCCAATAAAACAGTCGGAATTGAGTACTTTTTGAATGCTGTGAAATTATTAAAACCTCATTTTGTCAATATTTCCATCGAAGTTCAGCCTTTATCGGAAGAAGAATATCAGGAGCTGCATGAGGCAGGTGTGAATGCGGTTTTGGTCTATCAGGAAACCTATCATCAGGAAGTTTATAAAGAATATCATCCGAAAGGAAAAAAATCTAATTTCAATTTTCGCTTAGAAACTCCCGACAGAATAGGAAAAGCCGGAATTCATAAGATGGGATTGGGAGTTTTATTAGGGCTGGAGGACTGGAGAGTAGACAGTTTTTTCAACGCTCTTCATATTGATTACCTTCAAAAACAATACTGGAAAAGCAGATATTCGGTTTCGTTTCCAAGGCTTCGACCTGCGGAAGGAATTATTGAGCCAAACTTTGTGATGTCCGATAGAGATTTATTACAATTGATTTGCGCTTACAGAATCTGGAATGAGGATTTGGAAATCTCTATTTCGACAAGAGAAAATGAGAAATTCAGAAATCATATCGTTTCACTGGGCGCAACGGCAATGAGTGCCGCTTCTAAAACCAATCCGGGAGGTTATGCGGTGGATAAAGAATCCTTGGAACAATTTGAAACTAGTGACGAAAGAAGTATGGAGGAAATTAAAAATGTCATTAAAAAAGCGGGCTATGACCCAATCATGAAAGATTGGGATGCTGTTTATAGTGGTGCTTAA
- a CDS encoding thiamine phosphate synthase has translation MIIVITPEELVQNETEIINELFREGLDLLHIRKPYINSREMAGFIEKINTEFHHQLVVHSHYELAENFNISRFHFREIDRQNDLYTSFIGKTISTSVHDIEVFNELNEDWEYALISPVFPSISKKGYGEDSTVLNDIKRRGNLKVKLIALGGINENNIQEVFENNIDGVALLGTIWKSNEPIQNFKKCRQNVLS, from the coding sequence ATGATCATTGTAATCACTCCCGAAGAATTAGTTCAAAACGAAACTGAAATTATCAACGAATTGTTTCGGGAAGGATTGGATTTGCTTCACATCAGAAAGCCTTATATCAATTCAAGAGAAATGGCTGGTTTTATTGAAAAGATCAATACAGAATTTCATCATCAATTGGTTGTGCATAGCCATTACGAATTGGCTGAAAATTTTAATATTTCGAGATTCCATTTCAGAGAAATTGATAGGCAAAATGATTTGTATACTTCTTTTATAGGTAAAACAATTTCTACTTCTGTTCATGATATTGAGGTTTTTAATGAATTAAATGAAGATTGGGAATATGCACTAATCAGCCCGGTTTTTCCGAGTATTTCTAAAAAGGGATACGGAGAAGATTCAACTGTTTTAAATGATATTAAAAGACGAGGGAATTTAAAAGTGAAACTGATTGCTTTGGGAGGAATTAATGAAAATAATATTCAGGAAGTTTTCGAAAACAATATTGATGGAGTGGCTTTGTTAGGAACAATCTGGAAAAGTAACGAACCGATACAAAATTTCAAAAAATGCAGACAGAACGTCCTTTCGTAA
- a CDS encoding thiazole synthase, giving the protein MKNQPLIIAGRTFESRLFLGTGKFGNLEEMTESIIASESELVTMALKRIDVNSSEDDILNALRPTKSHLLPNTSGARTAKEAVLAAQLAREALETNWVKLEIHPDPKYLLPDPIETLYATEELAKLGFIVMPYIHADPVLCKRLEDAGTAVVMPLGAPIGTNKGLRTLDFLEIIISQSSVPVVVDAGIGAPSDAAKAMEMGADAVLVNTAIAVARNPVNMALAFKEGVIAGRRAFESGLGAISQHAEASSPLTSFLFD; this is encoded by the coding sequence ATGAAAAATCAACCCTTAATTATAGCAGGCAGAACTTTCGAATCGAGATTGTTTTTAGGAACAGGAAAATTCGGTAACCTTGAAGAAATGACGGAATCCATTATTGCCTCAGAAAGTGAATTGGTGACAATGGCTTTAAAAAGAATCGATGTCAATTCTTCGGAAGATGATATTTTAAATGCTTTAAGACCTACAAAATCTCATCTTTTACCCAATACTTCCGGAGCAAGAACAGCTAAAGAAGCGGTTTTAGCAGCTCAATTGGCAAGAGAAGCTTTAGAAACAAACTGGGTAAAGCTGGAAATTCATCCAGACCCGAAATATTTATTACCTGATCCGATTGAAACCTTATATGCTACAGAAGAATTAGCGAAATTAGGATTCATTGTGATGCCTTATATTCACGCTGATCCGGTTTTATGTAAACGCCTTGAAGATGCGGGTACTGCAGTCGTAATGCCTTTGGGAGCCCCGATTGGAACCAATAAAGGATTGAGAACGTTGGACTTTTTAGAAATCATTATTAGCCAAAGCAGTGTTCCTGTGGTTGTGGATGCCGGAATTGGAGCCCCTTCTGATGCTGCAAAGGCAATGGAAATGGGAGCAGATGCAGTTTTGGTAAATACAGCGATTGCGGTTGCGAGAAACCCCGTAAATATGGCATTGGCTTTTAAAGAAGGGGTAATTGCCGGAAGGAGAGCTTTTGAATCCGGTTTGGGAGCAATCTCACAACATGCGGAAGCATCAAGCCCTCTCACTTCTTTTTTGTTTGATTAA
- a CDS encoding bifunctional aconitate hydratase 2/2-methylisocitrate dehydratase gives MNMYQDYIQEIAERKNQGLHPKPIDSAELLSEIISQIKDSANEHRADSLNFFIYNTLPGTTSAAAVKAKFLKEIILGESVVEEITPAFAFELLSHMKGGKSIEVLLDLALGNDIAVSKEAANVLKTQVFLYEADTDRLKEAFYSGNETAKEILESYAKAEFFTKLPEVAEEIKVVTFIAGEGDISTDLLSPGNQAHSRSDRELHGQCMITPQAQQEIKALQAQHPDASVMLIAEKGTMGVGSSRMSGVNNVALWTGKQASPYIPFVNIAPIVGGTNGISPIFLTTVDVTGGIGIDLKNWVKKLDENGNPIRNESGDIVLEEAYSVATGTVLTINTKTKKLYNGEKELIDLTKSFTPQKMEFIKAGGSYAIVFGKKLQTFAAQTLGIEAPVVFAPSKEISHEGQGLTAVEKIFNRNAVGTTPGKVLHAGSDVRVQVNIVGSQDTTGLMTSQELESMAATVISPIVDGAYQSGCHTASVWDKKAQTNIPKLMKFMNDFGLITARDPKGEYHSMTDVIHKVLNDITVDEWAIIIGGDSHTRMSKGVAFGADSGTVALALATGEASMPIPESVKVTFKGEMKEHMDFRDVVHATQAQMLKQFGGENVFQGRIIEVHIGTLPADQAFTFTDWTAEMKAKASINISEDSTLIESLEIAKGRIQIMIDKGMDNHNQVLQGLINKADKRIAEIKSGEKPALTPDANAKYYAEVVVDLDVIVEPMIADPDVNNDDVSKRYTHDTIRDLSYYGGQKKVDLGFVGSCMVHKGDLKIVSQMLRNIEKQNGKVEFSAPLVVAAPTYNIIDELKAEGDWELLEKYSAFEFDDNAPKGEARTEYKNVMYLERPGCNLCMGNQEKAAKGDTVLATSTRLFQGRVVEDSERKKGESLLASTPVVVLSAIIGRIPSIDEYKAAVEGIDLTTFVPSIKELTSTSAH, from the coding sequence ATGAATATGTATCAGGATTACATCCAAGAAATTGCAGAAAGAAAAAACCAAGGGCTACATCCAAAGCCAATTGACAGTGCAGAATTATTAAGTGAAATCATTTCACAAATTAAAGATTCAGCTAATGAACACAGGGCTGATTCTCTTAATTTTTTCATTTATAACACATTACCCGGAACAACAAGTGCTGCAGCTGTAAAAGCTAAGTTTTTAAAAGAAATTATTCTTGGTGAATCTGTAGTAGAAGAAATAACGCCTGCTTTTGCCTTTGAATTGTTATCTCACATGAAAGGAGGTAAATCTATTGAGGTATTGCTGGATTTAGCTTTAGGAAACGATATTGCTGTTTCTAAAGAAGCAGCAAATGTTCTTAAAACTCAGGTATTCCTTTATGAAGCGGATACAGACCGTCTGAAGGAAGCATTCTATAGCGGAAACGAGACCGCAAAAGAAATCCTTGAAAGCTATGCAAAGGCTGAATTCTTCACAAAACTTCCTGAAGTTGCTGAAGAAATTAAAGTAGTTACTTTCATCGCTGGTGAAGGAGATATTTCTACGGATTTACTTTCTCCGGGGAATCAGGCCCACTCAAGATCAGACCGTGAATTGCATGGTCAATGTATGATCACTCCTCAGGCGCAACAGGAAATCAAAGCACTTCAGGCACAACATCCTGACGCAAGCGTAATGCTTATCGCTGAAAAGGGAACAATGGGAGTAGGCTCATCAAGAATGTCAGGAGTAAACAACGTAGCTCTTTGGACAGGGAAACAAGCAAGCCCATATATTCCATTTGTAAACATCGCTCCGATTGTAGGGGGAACAAACGGTATTTCTCCGATTTTCCTTACGACTGTAGATGTAACGGGAGGAATTGGTATTGACCTTAAAAACTGGGTTAAAAAATTAGATGAAAACGGAAATCCAATCCGTAACGAAAGTGGAGACATTGTTCTTGAAGAAGCCTATTCTGTAGCAACAGGAACAGTTCTCACCATTAATACAAAAACAAAAAAATTATACAACGGAGAAAAAGAGCTGATTGATCTTACAAAATCATTCACTCCTCAAAAAATGGAATTCATCAAAGCTGGTGGTTCTTACGCAATTGTTTTCGGTAAAAAACTACAGACATTCGCAGCTCAGACTTTAGGAATTGAAGCTCCGGTTGTTTTTGCTCCGTCAAAAGAAATTTCTCACGAAGGACAAGGCTTGACTGCCGTTGAAAAAATCTTCAACAGAAATGCCGTAGGAACTACACCTGGAAAAGTTTTACATGCAGGTTCTGACGTTCGTGTACAGGTGAACATTGTCGGTTCTCAGGACACAACAGGTTTAATGACTTCTCAGGAATTGGAATCTATGGCAGCAACGGTAATTTCTCCGATTGTTGACGGTGCTTACCAATCAGGGTGCCACACGGCTTCAGTTTGGGATAAAAAAGCGCAGACCAACATTCCTAAATTAATGAAGTTCATGAACGATTTCGGTTTGATCACTGCTCGTGACCCGAAAGGTGAATACCACTCAATGACTGACGTTATTCACAAAGTTCTTAACGATATTACAGTAGATGAATGGGCCATCATCATCGGAGGTGACTCCCACACAAGAATGTCTAAAGGAGTTGCTTTCGGAGCAGACTCTGGTACAGTAGCTCTTGCTTTAGCGACAGGTGAAGCATCAATGCCAATCCCTGAATCTGTAAAAGTAACATTCAAAGGAGAAATGAAAGAACACATGGATTTCCGTGATGTTGTTCATGCTACTCAGGCTCAGATGTTGAAGCAATTCGGAGGAGAAAACGTATTCCAGGGTAGAATCATCGAGGTTCACATCGGAACACTTCCTGCGGATCAGGCATTCACATTTACAGACTGGACGGCTGAAATGAAGGCAAAAGCTTCTATCAATATTTCTGAAGACAGCACTTTAATTGAATCATTGGAAATTGCAAAAGGCAGAATCCAGATCATGATTGATAAAGGTATGGATAACCACAATCAGGTTCTTCAAGGATTAATTAACAAAGCTGATAAGAGAATTGCAGAAATTAAATCCGGTGAAAAACCGGCTTTAACTCCGGATGCAAACGCTAAATATTATGCTGAAGTAGTGGTAGACCTTGACGTAATCGTTGAGCCTATGATTGCTGACCCGGATGTAAATAATGACGATGTTTCCAAGAGATATACTCACGATACCATCAGAGATCTTTCGTATTACGGAGGTCAGAAAAAAGTAGATTTAGGGTTCGTCGGATCTTGTATGGTTCACAAAGGAGACTTAAAGATCGTTTCTCAAATGCTTAGAAACATTGAAAAACAAAACGGTAAAGTAGAATTCAGCGCACCTCTTGTAGTAGCAGCGCCTACTTATAACATCATTGATGAGTTAAAAGCAGAAGGAGACTGGGAACTGTTGGAAAAATATTCGGCTTTCGAATTTGATGATAACGCCCCTAAAGGAGAAGCTCGTACAGAATATAAAAACGTAATGTATCTGGAGCGTCCGGGATGTAACCTTTGCATGGGTAACCAGGAAAAAGCAGCAAAAGGAGATACCGTTTTAGCTACTTCTACCCGCCTTTTCCAAGGAAGAGTGGTTGAAGATTCTGAACGTAAAAAAGGAGAATCTTTATTGGCTTCAACTCCGGTTGTTGTACTTTCTGCGATCATCGGAAGAATTCCTAGTATCGATGAATATAAAGCAGCAGTTGAAGGAATCGACCTTACGACTTTTGTGCCGTCAATTAAGGAATTAACAAGTACAAGTGCTCATTAA
- a CDS encoding HesA/MoeB/ThiF family protein, whose protein sequence is MKNEDVFARYSRQIFIEEIGLEGQRKIMNAKVLVIGAGGLGSPVIQYLAAAGVGMLGVVDFDEVELHNLNRQTIHNEKSVGISKVKSAEEFVKNLNHQVQFVPIEQKIDKSNAKEMISQFDIVVDGSDNFKTRYLVNDVCVKLNKPLVYGSILGFSGQVAVFNYKGSRNLRDIFPEAPFDEDLPDCDSLGVLGALSGIVGSMMVNLILKIITDLPLNLNQITLIDTLEWRFQTIDF, encoded by the coding sequence ATGAAAAACGAAGATGTTTTTGCAAGATACAGCCGACAGATTTTCATTGAAGAGATCGGTTTGGAAGGTCAGCGGAAAATCATGAACGCTAAAGTTCTGGTGATTGGAGCCGGTGGTTTGGGGAGTCCTGTTATTCAGTATTTGGCAGCGGCAGGAGTTGGAATGCTGGGAGTTGTGGACTTTGATGAGGTTGAATTGCATAATCTGAACCGGCAAACCATTCATAACGAAAAATCTGTTGGGATTTCTAAAGTAAAAAGTGCAGAAGAATTTGTGAAAAACCTGAATCATCAGGTACAATTTGTTCCCATTGAACAGAAAATAGACAAGTCGAATGCGAAAGAAATGATTTCTCAGTTTGATATTGTCGTCGACGGTTCAGATAACTTTAAAACGAGGTATTTAGTTAATGATGTTTGTGTAAAACTGAATAAGCCTTTAGTGTACGGAAGTATTCTTGGGTTTTCAGGGCAGGTTGCCGTCTTCAATTATAAAGGAAGCAGAAATTTAAGAGACATTTTTCCGGAGGCTCCTTTTGATGAAGATCTCCCTGACTGTGATAGCTTGGGCGTTTTAGGTGCATTGTCTGGAATTGTGGGAAGTATGATGGTTAATCTGATATTGAAAATAATAACGGATTTGCCATTAAATTTAAATCAAATCACATTAATTGATACACTGGAATGGAGATTTCAGACAATTGATTTTTAA
- a CDS encoding aconitate hydratase: MTFDIDMIKKVYERYPERIAAARQIVGKPLTLSEKILYTHLWEGNATQAYERGNSYVDFAPDRVAMQDATAQMALLQFMQAGKAKVAVPSTAHADHLIQAKVGADKDLQEGINKNSEVFNFLSSVCDKYGIGFWKPGAGIIHQVVLENYAFPGGMMIGTDSHTVNAGGLGMVAIGVGGADAVDVMAGMAWELKMPKLIGVKLTGKMSGWTSAKDVILKVAGILTVKGGTGCIVEYFGEGAQSLSATGKGTICNMGAEIGATTSTFGYDDSMRRYLASTGRQDVVDAADVIAEHLTGDAEVYANPEQYFDQVIEINLSELAPHLNGPFTPDLATPVSEFRAKAEANGWPLEVEWALIGSCTNSSYEDLSRAASIVEDAVAKGVKPKAILGINPGSEQVKFTAERDGFLNSFRKFENARIFTNACGPCIGQWDREGAEKGEKNSIIHSFNRNFAKRADGNPNTHAFVASPEMVAAVAISGRLDFNPITDTLTNEAGEQIKLDEPKGFELPAKGFAVGDNGYQAPSEDGSSVVVNVSPTSDRLQLLEEFPAWDGKNIIGARLLIKAFGKCTTDHISMAGPWLKYRGHLDNISNNMLIGAVNAFNMETNNVKNVLTGEHGEVPAVQRSYKAAGVPSIVVGDQNYGEGSSREHAAMEPRHLGVKAVLVKSFARIHETNLKKQGMLGLTFANEADYDKIQEDDVINFLDLDQFAPGKQLTLEFIHSDGTKDIIMANHTYNDQQIDWFKAGSALNLIKQQEKN, from the coding sequence ATGACTTTCGACATTGACATGATCAAAAAAGTGTACGAACGTTACCCCGAAAGAATTGCTGCGGCAAGACAAATCGTGGGAAAACCTCTTACCCTTTCAGAAAAAATCCTTTACACTCACCTTTGGGAAGGAAATGCAACACAAGCCTATGAAAGAGGAAACTCTTATGTAGATTTTGCACCAGATAGAGTTGCCATGCAGGATGCAACTGCCCAAATGGCGCTTTTACAATTCATGCAGGCCGGAAAAGCTAAAGTTGCTGTTCCTTCGACAGCTCATGCCGATCACTTGATTCAGGCAAAAGTGGGGGCTGATAAAGACTTACAGGAAGGTATTAATAAAAACTCGGAAGTGTTTAACTTTTTGAGCTCCGTTTGTGATAAATACGGAATCGGTTTCTGGAAACCGGGAGCGGGGATCATTCACCAGGTTGTATTAGAAAATTATGCTTTCCCCGGAGGAATGATGATCGGTACAGACTCTCACACGGTAAATGCGGGAGGTCTAGGAATGGTAGCCATCGGTGTAGGTGGTGCTGACGCGGTAGATGTAATGGCAGGAATGGCTTGGGAACTTAAAATGCCTAAACTAATTGGTGTAAAGTTAACAGGCAAAATGTCCGGCTGGACTTCTGCAAAAGACGTTATCTTAAAAGTAGCAGGAATTCTTACCGTAAAAGGAGGAACAGGATGTATCGTAGAATATTTTGGAGAAGGGGCACAATCTCTTTCAGCAACCGGTAAAGGAACAATCTGTAACATGGGTGCTGAAATCGGAGCCACAACCTCAACGTTCGGATATGATGATTCTATGAGAAGATATCTGGCTTCCACAGGAAGACAGGATGTTGTAGATGCTGCTGATGTAATTGCTGAACATTTAACCGGTGATGCTGAAGTGTATGCAAATCCTGAACAATATTTTGACCAGGTTATTGAAATCAACCTTTCTGAATTAGCTCCTCACCTGAACGGACCTTTCACTCCGGATTTGGCAACTCCTGTTTCTGAATTCAGAGCTAAGGCTGAAGCCAATGGATGGCCTCTGGAAGTAGAATGGGCACTGATCGGTTCTTGTACAAACTCTTCTTACGAAGACTTATCAAGAGCAGCCTCTATCGTTGAAGATGCGGTTGCTAAAGGAGTTAAACCAAAAGCAATTTTAGGAATCAACCCGGGTTCTGAGCAAGTGAAATTCACAGCAGAAAGAGACGGTTTCTTAAATTCATTCAGAAAATTTGAAAACGCAAGAATTTTCACCAATGCTTGTGGACCTTGTATTGGGCAATGGGACAGGGAAGGAGCTGAAAAAGGGGAGAAAAACTCAATTATCCACTCTTTCAACAGAAACTTTGCAAAAAGAGCTGATGGCAACCCAAATACTCACGCATTTGTAGCATCTCCGGAAATGGTAGCCGCTGTTGCGATTTCAGGAAGACTAGACTTCAACCCGATTACAGATACTTTAACCAACGAAGCCGGAGAGCAGATTAAATTAGACGAGCCTAAAGGTTTTGAACTGCCTGCAAAAGGATTCGCTGTTGGAGATAACGGATATCAGGCTCCATCTGAAGACGGATCGAGTGTGGTAGTCAACGTAAGCCCGACTTCAGACAGACTTCAGCTATTGGAAGAGTTTCCGGCTTGGGACGGTAAAAATATTATCGGAGCAAGACTTTTAATTAAAGCGTTCGGAAAATGTACCACTGACCATATTTCTATGGCAGGACCATGGCTGAAATACAGAGGACACCTTGATAATATTTCAAACAATATGTTGATCGGAGCTGTAAATGCTTTCAACATGGAAACGAACAACGTGAAAAACGTATTAACCGGAGAACATGGAGAAGTTCCTGCTGTACAAAGAAGTTACAAAGCTGCAGGAGTACCTTCCATCGTTGTCGGAGATCAGAATTACGGTGAAGGTTCTTCAAGAGAGCACGCTGCAATGGAGCCGAGACATCTTGGTGTAAAAGCTGTATTGGTAAAATCATTTGCCAGAATCCACGAAACCAACCTTAAAAAACAAGGGATGTTGGGATTAACTTTCGCTAACGAGGCTGATTATGATAAAATTCAGGAAGACGATGTGATCAACTTCTTAGATCTGGATCAGTTTGCTCCCGGAAAACAATTGACTTTAGAATTCATTCACTCGGATGGAACTAAAGATATCATCATGGCAAACCATACGTATAATGATCAGCAAATTGACTGGTTCAAAGCGGGTTCTGCCCTGAATTTGATCAAACAACAAGAGAAAAATTAA
- a CDS encoding hydroxymethylpyrimidine/phosphomethylpyrimidine kinase produces the protein MQTERPFVMSIAGFDPSGGAGLLADIKTFEQLKVQGLGICTAMTLQTESEFFNIQWEPLEGILSAIDALMKKYFVEAVKIGVVKDAECLNEIIKRIKLNNSKTKIVWDPVLKSTSEFSFFDVNTIPDLKSVLKQIDLITPNYIEYKVLQGADLFENSCSVLIKGGHREDRIGTDILMDKGKEISMQPGDNVSVYHPKHGSGCVLSSAIAGHLAKGENIENACRNGKQYIEKFLTSNPTLLGFHS, from the coding sequence ATGCAGACAGAACGTCCTTTCGTAATGAGTATTGCAGGCTTTGATCCAAGTGGAGGAGCCGGTCTATTAGCGGATATAAAAACCTTTGAGCAATTAAAAGTTCAGGGGTTGGGAATTTGTACGGCAATGACTTTGCAAACAGAATCTGAGTTTTTCAATATTCAATGGGAGCCTCTAGAAGGAATTTTATCAGCAATTGATGCTTTAATGAAAAAATATTTCGTTGAGGCAGTGAAAATTGGAGTCGTAAAAGATGCTGAATGTTTAAATGAAATCATTAAAAGGATTAAACTGAATAATTCCAAAACCAAAATTGTTTGGGATCCTGTGCTGAAAAGTACTTCCGAGTTTTCTTTTTTTGATGTAAACACAATTCCGGACTTAAAAAGTGTGTTGAAACAAATTGATTTAATCACGCCAAATTATATTGAGTATAAAGTTTTGCAGGGGGCTGATCTTTTTGAAAACTCGTGTTCAGTTTTGATAAAAGGAGGGCATAGAGAAGATAGAATAGGAACAGATATTTTAATGGATAAGGGTAAAGAAATCTCAATGCAGCCTGGCGATAATGTTTCTGTTTATCACCCAAAACATGGTTCAGGCTGTGTGCTTTCGTCTGCAATTGCAGGACATTTAGCGAAAGGAGAAAATATAGAAAATGCCTGCCGAAACGGAAAACAATACATTGAAAAATTTTTAACAAGCAATCCTACCTTGTTGGGATTTCATTCTTAA